Genomic DNA from Niabella ginsenosidivorans:
TACCGGTGCAGTTTAATAAGATGACGGATACGGCAAAGCTGAATCCCGTGCAGGCACTGGCAAGAGGGGTTGCTGAAGCATCTTCCTCTTCTGATGCAGTTACAGGAACCGGCTCCCTGGATGTGGTACGTTATGGTGCTGTTTTAAAAGCGCGCTCCCTGGTAGGTGTGCGCGGTGCAGGAGATGCTTTTGATGGATTGTATTTTGTAAAAAGCGTAAAACATAAAATACAGCGGGGCACCTATACACAGGATTTTACATTAACACGCAACGGGCTGGTGTCTACACTCCCGGTAGTGCCCGCTTAATAATCACAATCGTAATGGCTGAAAAATATTATGGTAAATACCGGGGCATGGTGCTGAATAATATCGATCCCATGAACACCGCAAGGTTGTTGGTCCAGGTACCGGATGTGCTGGGGTTAAGCACTTCCAGCTGGGCACTGCCCTGTGTTCCTTTTGCGGGCGTACAAAGCGGTGTGTTTGTATTACCCATTATTGGCGCCGGTGTATGGGTGGAATTTGAAGGCGGAAATCCTGATTTTCCCATCTGGACCGGTGGCTTCTGGGGATCCGCAGCTGAAGTGCCCTCCTCCGCTTTATTAGCGGCGCCCGGTTTACCCAATATTGTATTACAATCTACCAATATGAACGCAGTAGTGATCAGTGATCTGATCGCCGGGCCCAAAGGCGGCATCATGCTGCAATCCACTACCGGCGCATTTATTACGGTAAATGACACTGGCATCTATATCGACAACGGCAAAGGCGCCAGCATCAATATGATTGGCCCAACTACAGATATTAATAAGGGCGCATTAACCATTACCTGAATCATTCATCCGATATAAAAATATGCCCGGTCCTTTATTACATATGGGAGCAATGGTTCAATGCAGCCACGGAGGCCAAGCCCAGGCCACATCTCCGGTGCCGAGAGTATTAGTCAGCGGCCAGCCGGTTGTTGTGCAGCCGTTTCCTTATGCGGTTACCGGCTGCCCGTTTAATGTATCCGGTTCACCCGTGCCCTGTGTTACGGCACAATGGACCACCGGGGCCACGCGGATCCTTTGCAACGGCATGCCGGTGTTATTGATGGACAGCCAGGCAATATCGGTTCCGAACGGTACACCTTTAATGATCGTTAGCACCCAGACGCGGGTAATCGGAGTATAAACGATGAATCTTAAATTTCCCATACAGTTTGACCAGAACGGAAAAACAGCGGTTGCTGGTTCCGATGGTCATATCTATTCTTTGATAGAGCAGGTCCTGTTTACCACGCCCGGTGAACGGGTGAACCGGCCGGACTTTGGCAGCGGGCTGATGCAGCTCGTTTTTGAGCCAAACAGTGATGAACTGGTTGCTGCTACCGAGTTCCTGGTACAGGGCTCTTTGCAGCAATGGTTGGGCGACCTGATTGAAGTAAACAATGTGCTGGTAGAGAATACAGATGCGGCCGTACAGGTTACTGTGGTGTATACCGTTCGTGCTACCGGGCAAAACAATACAGCCACTTTTACACGATAAAGATCTTATGAATTATTTCTGTTGTGACGAAGAGCGCCGGACCCTGGTCATCAATCATCCTGTATTGAACGGGATTGATTACCTGGAAGTGGTGGACAACCCGGAGGATGCCAATGCCATCCGCCAAACAGTGCTGCAGGTATACTTATTAAAGGAAGTAATGCCCGGCACTATTACCACAGAGAATATAAGTATAGAAGGCGGGGAACGGATCCGGAATATTGAAGTGCTTTGGGTTTGGGTAGGGCCGGCAGCTACTCCTCCGTCATTATCCATGTCTCCTCCCGGCAGCAGCTCAAAGGTGCTGACCGTAAAAGTAAAGGCAGCCGGAGACTTTTCAGTTTACCAGTTACGCCTGATCAACCTGGAGACAGAAAATTTTGATCCCATATTATCATCTGTCGATTTTTCTTTTAAGGTTGTATGTGATAATGAATTTGATTGCAGCCCGCAATGTACCTGCACAGAGCCAATGGCAAAAGAGCCGGATATTAATTACCTGGTAAAAGACTACAGCAGTTTTAAACAATTGATGCTTGACCGCATGGCGCTTTTGCTGCCCCGGTGGCAGGAGCGGAACGCGGCAGACCCCGGCATCATGCTGGTTGAGTTGCTGGCCTATGTAGGCGATTATTTAAGCTACCGGCAGGACGCCATCGCTACCGAAGCTTACCTGGGCACAGCACGTAAGCGGATATCGGTAAGAAGACATGCCCGCCTGGTGGATTATCGCATGCACGATGGGGCAAATGCCCGTACCTGGGTACATTTTGAAGTAGCAGAAGGAATCACCAACCTGCAAATAAAAAAAACCTGTAATGGTGCAGCTACGTCGCTCCTTACAAGATCGCCGCGGTTACCATTGATTTCGGTTCCAGGCACAGAGCCCGTTGAAATGGCAATGAAAGAAGGGGCGCTGGTATTTGAGCTCCTGCACGATGCCACACTCGATGCCCGCAATAATATCTTTTATTTCTATACATGGGGAAATAAAAGCTGCTCACTGCAAACAGGTGCTGTAACGGCTACTTTTGATACACACTTATTAGCCTTGAAACCCGGTCAGGTGCTTATTTTCGAAGAAATTGCCGGGCCGCGCACCGGCAAAAAAAGCGATGCAGATCCCAATCACCGTCACCCGGTTAAGGTTACATCAGTTTCTTATCAGTCGGATCCTGTAGGAAATCCTTATGGCGTGCCGCCCGATAATACTCCAAGACCGGTAACCGTAGTAGAATGGGCGGCTGCCGATGCGCTTCCCTTTGATCTGTGCATCAATACGGTTGATGAAAACGGAGATGCCATAGTGGTGAGCGCAGCCATAGGCAATAATATACTGGTGGATCATGGCTATACATTGCCCCCGGAACAATTGCCCGGTGTGCCCGAAGCACAACAGGCTGTGCTTGTTAAGAATACCTCCTGTGATCCCTGCAAAGAGCAGGTCTATAGTAATACACCGGCAAGATACAACCCGGAGCTAAAGCAGTACCCGGTAACC
This window encodes:
- a CDS encoding phage baseplate assembly protein V yields the protein MAEKYYGKYRGMVLNNIDPMNTARLLVQVPDVLGLSTSSWALPCVPFAGVQSGVFVLPIIGAGVWVEFEGGNPDFPIWTGGFWGSAAEVPSSALLAAPGLPNIVLQSTNMNAVVISDLIAGPKGGIMLQSTTGAFITVNDTGIYIDNGKGASINMIGPTTDINKGALTIT
- a CDS encoding GPW/gp25 family protein → MNLKFPIQFDQNGKTAVAGSDGHIYSLIEQVLFTTPGERVNRPDFGSGLMQLVFEPNSDELVAATEFLVQGSLQQWLGDLIEVNNVLVENTDAAVQVTVVYTVRATGQNNTATFTR
- a CDS encoding putative baseplate assembly protein is translated as MNYFCCDEERRTLVINHPVLNGIDYLEVVDNPEDANAIRQTVLQVYLLKEVMPGTITTENISIEGGERIRNIEVLWVWVGPAATPPSLSMSPPGSSSKVLTVKVKAAGDFSVYQLRLINLETENFDPILSSVDFSFKVVCDNEFDCSPQCTCTEPMAKEPDINYLVKDYSSFKQLMLDRMALLLPRWQERNAADPGIMLVELLAYVGDYLSYRQDAIATEAYLGTARKRISVRRHARLVDYRMHDGANARTWVHFEVAEGITNLQIKKTCNGAATSLLTRSPRLPLISVPGTEPVEMAMKEGALVFELLHDATLDARNNIFYFYTWGNKSCSLQTGAVTATFDTHLLALKPGQVLIFEEIAGPRTGKKSDADPNHRHPVKVTSVSYQSDPVGNPYGVPPDNTPRPVTVVEWAAADALPFDLCINTVDENGDAIVVSAAIGNNILVDHGYTLPPEQLPGVPEAQQAVLVKNTSCDPCKEQVYSNTPARYNPELKQYPVTRAVPCPADPSSAYSLINADPTEASPAVVIRELPVNETWTPLNDLLSSNSNDKNFVVETESDGVSYLRFGNDVQGKFPAAGSVLQAVYRIGNGLSGNIGSEALQHIVTADPALTALNIQQVRNPLPAVGGVDPESIEEVRNRAPIAFRKQERAVTMEDYETVSQRLFTGVQKSTAAQRWTGSWRTVFLTVDRLGGQQVDETFKNALIAAVEKYRMAGEDVEAENPVFVSLEIDITVCVRTDYLRSQVKQAVAEMLSTRELPGGRKGVFHPDNFSFGQPVYLSAVYAAAQQVAGVYSITITKFQRQGQAASNALSSGVLTIGRNEIARLDNDPNFREHGVLNITLQGGK